From a single Oceanobacillus kimchii X50 genomic region:
- a CDS encoding aromatic acid exporter family protein, translated as MKIGYRTIKTAIGTPVSITLAQLFGLTNFVSAGILTILCIQPSRKRSLMSAWQRFLACVLAMVFSFIFFELIGYSPISIFIMLLLFIPVTVFFKVTPGIASSSVVTLNLYSTSSITGPLLADQLLLITIGIGTGLLLNLYMPSLDKMLKTNQDKLEENFSRILYEYSLYIRDKDSSWKGEEITDTEDILTKANTLVQRDRENHLLRSDHTYFDYFQMRKRQFELLKKMLPLVTHLPNTDYISNRIADFFEKLSTSVHPGNTAILFLEELRQLRREFHEEELPTNREEFETRANLFQLLHEIEEYLIIKNKFKKTDIPPRKSHKEKNRENSLS; from the coding sequence TTGAAAATTGGTTACCGCACAATAAAAACTGCAATTGGGACGCCAGTTTCCATAACACTTGCGCAACTTTTTGGTTTAACCAACTTTGTGTCAGCTGGAATATTAACAATATTATGTATACAGCCATCTAGAAAAAGATCATTGATGAGTGCATGGCAGCGTTTTCTTGCGTGTGTACTTGCAATGGTCTTTTCGTTTATTTTTTTCGAACTAATTGGTTATTCTCCGATCTCCATTTTTATCATGTTACTATTATTTATTCCTGTAACTGTATTTTTTAAAGTAACCCCGGGAATTGCTTCTAGTTCAGTAGTTACTCTAAATTTGTACAGTACTTCATCGATTACTGGGCCACTATTAGCTGACCAGTTACTTTTAATCACAATTGGTATTGGAACTGGTCTTTTATTAAACCTGTACATGCCGAGTCTTGATAAGATGTTGAAAACAAACCAAGATAAGTTAGAAGAAAATTTTAGTCGTATACTTTATGAGTATTCCTTATATATTCGTGATAAAGATTCTAGTTGGAAAGGTGAAGAAATTACCGATACGGAAGATATACTAACAAAAGCGAATACTTTAGTACAACGAGATAGAGAAAATCATTTATTACGAAGTGATCACACGTATTTTGATTATTTTCAAATGAGAAAAAGACAGTTTGAATTATTAAAAAAGATGTTACCATTAGTTACCCATTTACCGAACACAGATTATATATCCAATCGTATTGCAGACTTCTTTGAAAAATTATCTACTTCAGTGCATCCTGGAAATACTGCCATATTGTTTTTAGAGGAATTAAGACAACTTAGAAGAGAATTTCATGAAGAAGAACTGCCAACAAATCGAGAGGAATTTGAAACTCGAGCAAATTTATTTCAGTTACTACATGAAATAGAAGAGTACCTTATAATAAAAAATAAATTTAAGAAAACGGATATTCCTCCACGAAAATCTCATAAAGAAAAAAATCGAGAAAATAGCTTGTCTTAA
- a CDS encoding BrxA/BrxB family bacilliredoxin, whose product MDFNLFMQDVVDAARKDITEAGYQELKTEEEVDQALNREGTTLVMVNSTCGCAGGVARPAATNSIHYDKRPDHLVTVFAGQDREATEKARTYFEGFPPSSPSFALLKDGKIVTMIERHDIEGFSAMEVTGKLQTLFDQHCEEI is encoded by the coding sequence ATGGATTTCAATTTATTTATGCAGGATGTTGTAGATGCTGCTCGAAAGGATATAACGGAAGCTGGTTATCAAGAATTAAAAACAGAAGAAGAAGTTGACCAAGCGTTAAATCGTGAAGGTACGACATTAGTGATGGTAAATTCCACTTGTGGATGTGCAGGCGGTGTTGCTCGTCCAGCCGCAACGAATTCTATTCATTATGATAAACGACCAGATCATCTGGTAACTGTTTTTGCTGGGCAAGACCGTGAAGCAACGGAAAAAGCACGTACGTACTTTGAAGGTTTTCCGCCATCTTCACCATCTTTTGCATTGTTGAAAGATGGGAAAATTGTAACGATGATTGAAAGACATGACATCGAAGGCTTTAGTGCTATGGAAGTTACTGGAAAGCTACAAACATTATTTGATCAACACTGTGAAGAAATATAA
- a CDS encoding dihydrolipoamide acetyltransferase family protein, with protein MSVEKINMPQLGESVTEGTINTWLVAVGDKVNKYDPIAEVMTDKVNAEVPSSFTGVIKELNAEEGETVEVGQLICYIETEESVSANGTTNNKGHAQDNIENENNSKENDEFMKKRYSPAVLRLAQENEIDLTMINGTGRMGRITRKDVEKLIKEGKTTSPTEKDISRKSSQKIDTISAPSSTSPVVSETGDKEIPVKGVRKVIADNMVRSKQEIPHAWMQVEVDVTNMMKYRNSIKDKFKSDEGYSLTPFAFFIKAVSQALREFPELNSAWAGDKIIQKKDIHLSIAVAKENELFVPVIKNADEKTIKAVARDIYELANKARTGKLTSEDMQGGTFTVNNTGTFGSVSSMGVINYPQAAILQVESIIRKPVIIDDMFAARDMVNLSLSLDHRILDGLVCGRFLARVKEILEDMNANTISLY; from the coding sequence ATGTCAGTAGAAAAAATTAACATGCCTCAGTTAGGAGAAAGTGTTACAGAAGGTACGATAAACACTTGGCTCGTAGCGGTAGGTGATAAAGTTAATAAATATGATCCCATAGCTGAAGTGATGACAGATAAAGTAAATGCGGAAGTTCCTTCATCATTTACAGGTGTGATTAAGGAATTAAATGCAGAAGAAGGAGAAACGGTAGAAGTAGGTCAGTTGATTTGCTACATCGAAACAGAAGAATCAGTTTCAGCAAATGGAACCACAAATAATAAAGGACATGCGCAAGATAATATAGAAAATGAGAATAATTCCAAAGAAAACGATGAATTTATGAAAAAAAGATACTCTCCAGCAGTACTTCGATTAGCTCAGGAAAACGAGATTGATTTAACAATGATTAATGGTACTGGGCGTATGGGGAGGATAACAAGAAAAGATGTAGAGAAATTAATTAAAGAAGGTAAAACAACTTCACCTACAGAAAAAGACATTTCTCGTAAATCATCACAAAAAATAGATACCATATCAGCACCATCTTCTACGAGTCCTGTGGTCAGTGAAACGGGGGATAAGGAGATACCTGTAAAAGGTGTTCGAAAAGTAATTGCGGATAATATGGTTCGTTCAAAACAAGAAATCCCTCATGCATGGATGCAAGTAGAAGTAGATGTAACGAATATGATGAAGTATCGCAATTCTATTAAAGACAAATTTAAATCTGATGAAGGTTATAGTTTGACGCCATTTGCATTTTTTATAAAAGCCGTTTCTCAAGCTTTAAGAGAATTTCCAGAGTTAAACAGTGCTTGGGCTGGAGATAAAATAATTCAGAAAAAAGATATTCATCTTTCAATTGCTGTAGCCAAGGAAAATGAATTATTCGTTCCTGTAATAAAAAATGCAGATGAAAAAACAATAAAAGCAGTAGCTCGTGATATTTATGAACTTGCGAATAAAGCACGAACTGGGAAATTAACATCTGAGGATATGCAAGGTGGAACATTCACAGTAAATAATACTGGAACATTTGGCTCGGTTTCTTCAATGGGGGTAATTAATTACCCACAAGCAGCTATATTGCAAGTAGAATCGATTATTCGTAAACCAGTAATTATCGATGACATGTTTGCTGCCAGGGACATGGTTAACCTTTCTTTATCACTAGATCACCGTATATTAGATGGTTTAGTATGTGGTAGATTTCTTGCCAGAGTGAAAGAAATTCTAGAAGATATGAATGCTAATACGATTTCTCTTTATTAG
- a CDS encoding alpha-ketoacid dehydrogenase subunit beta has product MPVMSYIQAITTAIKEEMHRDKDVFVLGEDVGKKGGVFKATDGLFEEFGEDRVLDTPLAESAIAGVAIGAAMYGKRPIAEMQFADFIMPAVNQIISEAAKIRYRSNNDWSVPLTVRAPYGGGVHGALYHSQSVEAVFANQPGLKIVMPSTPYDAKGLLKAAIRDNDPVLFFEHKRAYRLLKEEVPEDDYVLPIGKADVKREGEDITVITYGLCVHFALQAAEKLAEEGMEAHILDLRTVYPLDKEAIRQAASKTGKVLLITEDNKEGSIIGEVAAIISESCLFDLDAPIQRLAGPDIPAMPYAPTMEKYFMVNPDKVEKAMRELAEY; this is encoded by the coding sequence ATGCCAGTAATGTCTTATATTCAGGCAATTACGACCGCAATAAAAGAAGAAATGCATAGAGATAAAGATGTTTTTGTCTTAGGAGAAGATGTTGGTAAAAAAGGTGGCGTTTTTAAAGCAACAGATGGGTTATTTGAGGAATTTGGTGAAGATCGAGTTTTAGACACCCCTTTAGCGGAATCAGCGATCGCTGGTGTAGCAATTGGTGCTGCGATGTATGGTAAAAGACCAATCGCAGAAATGCAATTCGCTGACTTTATTATGCCAGCGGTAAATCAGATTATTTCAGAAGCGGCTAAAATACGATACCGTTCTAATAATGATTGGAGTGTACCCTTAACAGTAAGAGCACCTTATGGTGGAGGAGTACACGGTGCACTATATCATTCTCAGTCTGTAGAAGCTGTTTTCGCTAATCAACCAGGACTAAAAATTGTTATGCCATCGACTCCATATGATGCTAAAGGACTTTTAAAAGCAGCAATTCGTGATAATGATCCGGTACTATTTTTTGAACATAAACGTGCTTATCGCTTGCTAAAAGAAGAAGTTCCTGAAGATGATTACGTACTTCCTATTGGAAAAGCAGACGTTAAACGTGAAGGAGAAGATATTACTGTTATTACGTATGGACTTTGTGTTCACTTTGCACTTCAAGCTGCTGAAAAATTAGCAGAAGAAGGTATGGAAGCGCATATTTTAGATCTTAGAACAGTTTATCCATTGGATAAAGAAGCAATTCGTCAAGCTGCAAGTAAAACTGGTAAAGTACTTCTAATTACTGAGGATAATAAAGAAGGAAGTATTATCGGAGAAGTTGCGGCAATTATTTCTGAATCATGTTTATTTGATCTAGATGCTCCAATTCAACGATTAGCTGGTCCAGATATTCCTGCTATGCCGTATGCACCAACGATGGAAAAGTATTTTATGGTTAATCCAGATAAAGTAGAAAAAGCAATGCGAGAGCTCGCAGAATACTAA
- a CDS encoding thiamine pyrophosphate-dependent dehydrogenase E1 component subunit alpha — protein MSESQLGVSNDIALEMYEMMLLARKLDERMWLLNRAGKIPFVISCQGQEAAQVGAALALNRTSDYIAPYYRDLGVVLSFGMSARGVMLSAFAKSEDPNSGGRQMPGHFGQKKNRILTGSSPVTTQLPHAVGVALAAKMDKESLVSFVTLGEGSSNQGDFHEGLNFAGVHKLPVITMVENNKYAISVPYDRQVASETISERASSYGMPGITVDGNDPVAVYHAIAEARDRAVNGEGPTLVEAITYRLTAHSSDDDDRAYREKNEVEEAKKRDSIITFATTLKEAGVLRDEKEQEIMARIDEIVNEATDYAENASYAKPEDALRYVYEEE, from the coding sequence ATGTCTGAGTCTCAACTAGGAGTAAGTAATGATATTGCTCTAGAGATGTATGAAATGATGTTATTGGCAAGAAAATTAGACGAGAGAATGTGGCTGTTAAACCGTGCTGGAAAAATTCCTTTTGTTATCTCGTGTCAAGGTCAAGAAGCTGCACAAGTGGGTGCTGCCTTAGCGTTAAATCGTACCTCGGATTATATTGCTCCGTATTACCGTGATTTAGGAGTAGTATTATCTTTTGGTATGAGTGCAAGGGGTGTTATGTTATCAGCTTTTGCAAAATCCGAAGATCCGAATTCAGGTGGCAGACAAATGCCTGGCCACTTTGGACAAAAGAAAAACCGAATTCTTACTGGCTCATCACCCGTTACAACACAGTTACCACATGCTGTTGGAGTAGCATTAGCGGCAAAGATGGATAAAGAATCACTTGTATCTTTTGTTACATTAGGAGAAGGATCTTCAAATCAGGGAGATTTTCATGAAGGCCTTAACTTTGCAGGAGTTCACAAACTTCCCGTCATCACAATGGTGGAAAATAACAAGTATGCTATTTCTGTACCTTATGACCGTCAAGTAGCAAGTGAAACTATATCTGAAAGGGCAAGTTCTTATGGAATGCCTGGCATCACAGTGGATGGAAATGACCCCGTGGCTGTATATCATGCAATTGCAGAAGCAAGAGATAGAGCGGTAAATGGAGAAGGTCCGACTTTAGTTGAAGCGATTACGTACCGATTAACAGCGCATTCAAGTGATGATGACGATCGAGCATACCGTGAAAAAAATGAGGTAGAAGAAGCAAAGAAGAGAGATTCCATCATTACATTTGCTACTACTTTAAAAGAGGCTGGAGTACTTAGAGATGAAAAAGAGCAAGAAATCATGGCTCGTATTGATGAAATTGTTAATGAAGCAACGGATTATGCAGAAAATGCTTCCTATGCAAAACCAGAAGATGCTTTAAGATATGTTTATGAGGAAGAGTAG
- the lpdA gene encoding dihydrolipoyl dehydrogenase has protein sequence MATEYDLVIIGGGTGGYVAAIRASQLKMKVAIVEKAELGGTCLHRGCIPSKALLRSAEVYQQTLHADEFGVQVEKPSLDFTKVQQRKQKIIDQLHQGVQSLMKKGKIDVYQGFGRILGPSIFSPMPGTISVEYSDGKENDMLLPKNVLIATGSRPNHLSGLEFDHNQILSSDDALTLETLPHSMLIIGGGVIGIEWASMLNDFGVDVTILEYQDRILSTEDTEISKEMSKLLTKKGIKIITNANVKADSVKKDKGVSLQVDVNGETQAYQADKVLMSVGRKGNIENIGLENTDIVTEKNLIMTNEFYQTKESHIYAIGDVIGGLQLAHVASHEGLKAVEHMAGHTVDKMDITSIPSCVYSSPEAASIGLTEAQAKENDYEVKVGKFPFKAVGKALVHGESEGFVKIISDRKTNDLLGVHMIGPHVTDMIAEAGLAKFLDATPWEIGESIHPHPTLSEVIGEAALAVEGNQIHG, from the coding sequence ATGGCAACGGAGTACGATTTAGTAATTATTGGTGGAGGAACTGGTGGTTATGTTGCTGCCATTCGAGCTTCACAATTAAAAATGAAAGTTGCAATTGTTGAAAAAGCTGAATTAGGGGGAACTTGTCTACATCGTGGATGTATTCCCTCAAAAGCATTACTTCGAAGTGCTGAAGTATACCAACAAACACTTCATGCAGATGAATTTGGGGTCCAAGTAGAAAAGCCAAGTCTGGATTTTACAAAAGTTCAACAACGCAAACAGAAGATTATTGATCAATTACATCAAGGCGTCCAAAGTTTAATGAAAAAGGGTAAAATTGATGTTTATCAAGGCTTTGGAAGAATACTAGGTCCAAGTATATTTTCACCAATGCCTGGAACGATTTCAGTTGAATATAGTGATGGTAAAGAAAACGATATGCTTTTACCGAAAAATGTTCTGATTGCAACGGGATCAAGACCTAATCACTTATCAGGTCTTGAATTTGACCACAACCAAATATTAAGTTCGGATGATGCATTAACTTTAGAGACACTTCCTCATTCTATGTTAATCATTGGTGGTGGAGTTATTGGTATTGAGTGGGCATCCATGTTAAACGATTTTGGAGTAGATGTTACTATTCTGGAATATCAAGATAGAATACTCTCTACAGAAGATACCGAAATTTCTAAGGAAATGAGCAAATTATTAACCAAAAAAGGGATAAAAATTATTACAAATGCGAATGTAAAGGCGGATTCTGTAAAGAAAGATAAGGGAGTTTCATTACAGGTAGATGTTAATGGAGAAACCCAAGCTTACCAAGCAGATAAAGTCCTTATGTCTGTAGGAAGAAAAGGAAATATAGAGAATATTGGCCTTGAGAATACGGACATTGTAACGGAGAAGAATTTGATAATGACAAATGAGTTTTACCAAACGAAGGAGTCACATATCTATGCGATTGGTGATGTAATTGGTGGTCTTCAGTTAGCGCATGTTGCATCTCATGAAGGATTAAAAGCTGTAGAACATATGGCAGGGCATACTGTTGATAAAATGGATATCACATCAATTCCTTCATGTGTTTATTCGAGTCCTGAAGCAGCAAGTATTGGTTTAACAGAAGCGCAGGCAAAAGAGAATGACTATGAAGTAAAAGTGGGCAAATTTCCATTTAAAGCAGTTGGTAAGGCATTAGTTCACGGAGAAAGCGAAGGGTTTGTAAAAATCATTTCAGATAGAAAGACAAATGATTTATTGGGAGTTCATATGATAGGACCACATGTTACAGATATGATTGCTGAAGCAGGTCTTGCTAAATTTTTAGATGCTACTCCTTGGGAAATTGGTGAGAGCATACACCCACATCCAACGTTGTCAGAAGTAATTGGTGAAGCTGCACTTGCAGTAGAAGGAAATCAAATTCATGGTTAA
- the buk gene encoding butyrate kinase, with the protein MQTNRRILVIQPELYATTIGVFENERLLYEQTIHHSEEELNKFTRIMDQVSHRKHTLLHQLDLDGINISKFSAVCGRGGLLQPITGGTYAINEKMLYDLKTAAFGEHVSNLGAVIADSIAKGLNIPAYIVDPPVVDEMQPIARISGIPEIERKSIFHALNHRQAGRLASKRLGKTYNELNLIVIHIARGITIGAHRNGKIIDVTNGLEGEGPFTIDRCGGIPIGRILQYGIGKSDQIEDWEQKLIKQAGLKAYLHTEDPKVIELNLLKEDPWTIEVMQALAYQIAKEIGSMSTVLNGEIDGIVFTGNVEEDDFVMKEVITRINWIADIMVFPGNNELEAMNEGVLQVIRGEVPVKTYP; encoded by the coding sequence GTGCAAACAAATAGAAGAATATTGGTGATTCAGCCAGAATTATACGCAACAACTATCGGCGTGTTTGAAAACGAAAGGCTTCTGTATGAGCAAACAATTCATCACAGTGAAGAAGAGCTAAATAAATTTACTAGAATAATGGACCAAGTTTCTCATCGAAAACATACTCTTTTGCATCAATTAGATCTTGATGGTATAAACATATCAAAATTTAGTGCCGTTTGTGGAAGAGGTGGTTTACTCCAACCTATAACGGGTGGAACATATGCTATAAATGAAAAAATGCTTTATGATTTAAAAACAGCTGCTTTTGGAGAGCATGTCTCTAATTTAGGTGCAGTTATAGCGGATAGTATTGCTAAAGGATTAAACATTCCAGCATATATCGTTGATCCCCCTGTTGTCGATGAAATGCAGCCAATAGCCCGTATATCGGGAATTCCTGAAATTGAAAGGAAAAGTATATTTCATGCTTTGAACCATAGACAAGCAGGAAGGTTAGCTTCCAAACGTCTAGGAAAAACGTATAATGAGCTGAATCTCATTGTAATTCATATTGCACGAGGCATTACGATTGGCGCACATAGAAACGGGAAAATAATTGATGTTACTAATGGATTAGAAGGGGAAGGACCTTTTACTATTGATCGTTGTGGAGGTATTCCTATTGGAAGGATTTTACAATATGGGATAGGAAAATCTGATCAGATCGAGGATTGGGAACAGAAATTAATAAAACAAGCTGGCTTAAAAGCATATCTTCACACCGAGGATCCTAAGGTTATAGAATTAAATTTATTAAAAGAAGATCCTTGGACAATAGAAGTTATGCAAGCATTAGCATATCAAATTGCAAAAGAAATAGGTTCAATGAGTACAGTTTTAAATGGAGAAATAGATGGCATAGTTTTCACGGGGAATGTAGAAGAAGATGATTTTGTAATGAAAGAAGTCATTACAAGAATTAATTGGATTGCAGATATTATGGTTTTTCCAGGTAATAATGAATTGGAGGCTATGAATGAAGGAGTTCTTCAAGTAATTCGAGGAGAAGTCCCCGTGAAGACCTACCCGTAA
- a CDS encoding Leu/Phe/Val dehydrogenase, producing the protein MEIFTSLQKYDYEQLLFCQDKNSGLKAIIAIHDTTLGPALGGTRMWTYKTEEDAIVDALRLAKGMTYKNAAAGLNLGGGKTVIIGDPKKDKNPEMFRAFGRYIQGLNGRYITAEDVGTTEIDMDLIHLETDFVTGTSSYSGASGNPSPITALGLYHGMKATAKEAFGTESLEGKSVAVQGVGNVAYHLCDFLHKEGADLIVTDINKESVKRAVDDFGARAVDPDEIYGVECDIYAPCALGATINDETLDKLKAKAVAGSANNQLMTTKHGDMLHERGIVYAPDYVINAGGVINVADELVGYNRERAMKKVEMVYDNVKKVFEISKRDNIPTHVAADRMAEERIQSVRNSRSQFLLNEKHILKFN; encoded by the coding sequence ATGGAAATCTTTACAAGCTTACAAAAATATGACTATGAACAATTACTTTTTTGCCAAGATAAAAACTCAGGTTTAAAAGCGATAATTGCTATACATGATACAACACTAGGTCCAGCGTTAGGTGGAACGAGAATGTGGACATACAAAACAGAAGAAGATGCAATTGTAGACGCCCTGCGACTGGCAAAAGGAATGACATATAAAAATGCTGCTGCTGGATTAAATCTCGGTGGTGGAAAAACAGTAATTATTGGTGATCCAAAGAAAGATAAAAACCCCGAAATGTTTCGTGCATTTGGTAGATACATCCAAGGTTTAAATGGTCGTTATATTACTGCGGAAGATGTTGGGACTACAGAAATAGATATGGACCTCATTCATTTAGAAACAGATTTTGTAACGGGTACTTCTTCTTATTCAGGTGCATCCGGCAATCCATCTCCAATTACAGCGCTAGGTTTATATCATGGCATGAAAGCGACTGCCAAAGAGGCTTTCGGAACTGAGTCACTTGAAGGTAAATCTGTGGCAGTTCAAGGTGTTGGAAATGTAGCATATCACCTATGTGATTTTTTACATAAAGAAGGTGCAGACTTAATTGTAACGGATATTAATAAAGAGTCTGTAAAACGAGCAGTAGATGATTTTGGTGCAAGGGCTGTAGACCCAGATGAGATTTATGGAGTAGAGTGCGATATTTATGCTCCGTGTGCACTAGGAGCTACAATTAACGATGAGACATTAGACAAGTTAAAAGCAAAAGCCGTAGCAGGATCTGCTAACAACCAATTAATGACAACAAAACATGGTGATATGTTACATGAACGAGGAATTGTTTATGCACCAGATTATGTTATTAATGCGGGTGGAGTTATTAATGTTGCTGATGAATTGGTAGGTTATAACAGGGAAAGAGCAATGAAAAAAGTAGAAATGGTTTATGACAATGTAAAAAAGGTGTTTGAGATTTCAAAAAGAGATAACATACCTACACATGTTGCAGCAGATCGAATGGCAGAAGAACGCATTCAATCAGTACGTAACTCTAGAAGTCAGTTTCTACTAAACGAAAAACATATATTGAAATTTAATTAA
- a CDS encoding sigma-54 interaction domain-containing protein: MKQVLIVGGGKGGTALFNLLQATSRMSIKAVVDSDLNAPAIQLAKNAGIPVSANWKDWIFEEIDIVLEATGVEEVLDEIIDVRPRKTVVVPGAVANIISELLYEKEYLVEKVKSQANRLELILNHIHDGMIVIDKNEKVELLNKRAERILNKNESDYKGKHIFDLLPSSRLPNVLKSQRRELNQKTILDNGKKVISTRIPIISKTGDLVGAFAVFKDITEVVKLAEENTDLNEIKTMLEAIIKSSDEAISVVDEKGNGLIINPAYTRITGLAEEDVIGKPATVDIAEGESMHLKVLETRRAVRGVHMKVGPHNKEVIVNVAPIIVQGKIKGSVGVLHDVSEIQLLTKELKRARQIIRNLEARYTFDDIIGTSSEMKLALEQAKVGAKTPAIVLLRGESGTGKELFAHAIHNESDRKHNKFIRVNCAALSESLLESELFGYEEGAFTGAKTGGKKGFFEEANGGSIFLDEIGELSLTMQAKLLRVLQEKEVVRVGGSTPISIDVRVIAATNVNLEKAIMNRSFREDLYYRINKLPITVPAIKERISDLPELIQHIIYKMNNEYGRDVERISMKATEQLMKYHWPGNVRELENVVSRAMIFMDNTEKVLDVEHLPNTISNKQEDAFVNVTAEGDIVKLQDALDIYEKQYINMVFQRCNKNKTKTAKELQISVRNLYYKLDKYNLE; this comes from the coding sequence ATGAAACAAGTATTAATTGTTGGTGGAGGTAAAGGTGGTACTGCATTATTCAATTTACTGCAGGCAACGAGTCGAATGAGCATAAAAGCAGTTGTAGATTCAGACTTAAATGCTCCAGCTATACAACTGGCAAAAAATGCAGGTATTCCAGTAAGTGCTAATTGGAAGGATTGGATTTTTGAAGAAATTGATATTGTATTAGAAGCTACGGGTGTTGAAGAGGTATTAGATGAAATAATTGATGTACGACCGAGAAAGACCGTAGTAGTTCCGGGGGCAGTGGCTAATATAATATCTGAATTACTTTATGAGAAAGAATACCTTGTTGAGAAAGTAAAATCACAAGCCAATAGATTGGAGCTTATCTTAAATCATATTCATGATGGAATGATTGTCATTGATAAAAATGAAAAGGTAGAACTATTAAACAAACGAGCAGAGCGGATTCTAAATAAAAATGAGTCTGATTATAAAGGAAAGCATATTTTTGATCTGTTACCTTCGAGCAGGTTACCAAATGTATTGAAATCTCAAAGAAGAGAATTAAATCAAAAAACAATATTAGATAATGGAAAGAAAGTAATATCTACTCGAATCCCAATTATTAGTAAAACTGGTGACTTAGTAGGTGCTTTTGCAGTATTTAAAGATATTACAGAAGTTGTTAAGCTTGCTGAAGAAAATACAGATTTAAATGAGATCAAAACGATGCTTGAAGCAATTATAAAATCCTCGGATGAGGCAATTAGTGTAGTAGATGAAAAGGGAAATGGTTTAATCATTAATCCTGCTTATACTCGAATTACCGGATTAGCGGAAGAGGATGTTATTGGAAAACCGGCTACTGTAGATATCGCTGAAGGAGAAAGTATGCACTTGAAAGTATTAGAAACTCGGCGAGCAGTTAGAGGTGTACATATGAAAGTCGGTCCTCATAACAAAGAAGTTATCGTTAATGTTGCACCTATAATCGTACAGGGGAAAATTAAGGGTAGTGTTGGGGTTTTACATGATGTATCAGAAATACAATTATTAACAAAAGAATTAAAGCGTGCTCGGCAAATTATCCGTAATTTAGAAGCTAGATATACATTTGACGATATAATTGGAACCTCTTCGGAAATGAAGCTAGCACTGGAACAAGCAAAAGTAGGTGCGAAAACACCGGCTATTGTATTACTTCGTGGAGAATCAGGCACTGGAAAAGAATTGTTTGCTCATGCGATTCATAATGAAAGTGATCGTAAGCATAATAAATTTATTCGAGTAAATTGTGCTGCACTATCCGAATCCCTATTAGAAAGTGAGTTATTTGGGTATGAGGAAGGAGCTTTTACAGGTGCAAAAACTGGTGGAAAAAAAGGATTCTTTGAGGAGGCGAATGGCGGAAGTATTTTCCTAGATGAAATAGGTGAATTGTCATTAACCATGCAAGCCAAATTACTTCGTGTACTTCAAGAGAAAGAGGTAGTTCGTGTAGGTGGATCTACTCCTATTTCTATAGATGTACGAGTTATAGCAGCAACGAATGTAAATCTAGAAAAAGCGATTATGAATCGATCGTTTCGAGAAGATTTATATTATCGAATAAATAAGCTGCCAATAACCGTACCTGCAATAAAAGAACGAATATCAGATTTACCTGAGCTTATACAACATATCATTTATAAAATGAATAATGAATACGGAAGAGATGTCGAGAGAATATCAATGAAAGCTACTGAACAATTAATGAAGTATCATTGGCCTGGCAATGTGCGAGAATTAGAAAATGTAGTCAGTAGAGCGATGATATTTATGGATAATACAGAAAAAGTACTTGATGTGGAGCATTTACCTAATACCATTTCTAATAAACAGGAAGATGCATTTGTAAATGTAACAGCAGAAGGGGATATAGTGAAGTTACAAGATGCATTGGATATTTATGAAAAACAGTATATTAATATGGTGTTTCAACGATGCAATAAAAATAAAACGAAAACAGCAAAAGAATTACAAATTTCAGTGCGTAACTTATATTATAAGTTGGATAAGTACAATCTTGAATAA
- a CDS encoding DUF2627 family protein translates to MQRLLAIIVIFIPGIIAAIGIKLMRDTLFDDFYAIFFYGSIQFIVGLILFILGVAFLGGFIIYRDRKKQKRQQQYIDTKEDG, encoded by the coding sequence ATGCAACGTCTACTAGCTATTATTGTTATATTTATTCCTGGTATTATCGCAGCAATTGGCATAAAACTAATGCGTGATACGTTGTTTGATGATTTCTATGCAATTTTTTTCTATGGTAGTATTCAATTTATAGTCGGACTTATCCTATTTATATTAGGAGTAGCATTCTTAGGTGGATTCATTATTTATCGAGATAGGAAAAAGCAAAAACGACAACAGCAGTATATTGACACAAAAGAAGACGGATAA